From Methanobacterium congolense, one genomic window encodes:
- a CDS encoding molybdenum cofactor biosynthesis protein MoaE, which yields MIAKILKKGDENFTINQLMDEVKKNPRINECGAIFSFEGIVRGKEIDKTTVKMDLTTPDIEKTQRELEEIIKDIKNKYGVVEIGVVHYVGEFEPSDPLFLAVVAGPSRVETRSALKDVIERVKYELDFKKEEHTKDGTNIIMSGG from the coding sequence ATGATAGCTAAAATTCTAAAAAAAGGTGATGAAAACTTCACAATCAACCAGCTTATGGATGAAGTTAAAAAAAATCCCCGAATAAATGAGTGTGGTGCAATTTTTTCATTCGAGGGAATAGTTCGGGGCAAGGAAATAGATAAAACCACTGTGAAAATGGATCTCACCACTCCAGATATTGAAAAAACTCAAAGGGAACTTGAAGAAATTATAAAGGATATAAAAAACAAATATGGAGTGGTAGAAATAGGTGTTGTGCATTACGTTGGTGAATTCGAGCCATCGGACCCGCTCTTCCTGGCTGTGGTTGCAGGGCCCAGCAGAGTCGAAACCCGAAGCGCACTCAAGGATGTCATAGAAAGGGTAAAATATGAACTTGACTTTAAAAAAGAGGAACACACCAAGGATGGTACTAACATAATCATGTCTGGGGGGTAG
- a CDS encoding nicotinamide-nucleotide adenylyltransferase — protein MRGLLVGRMQPVHKGHLEVIKRILDEVDEVIIGIGSAQLSHTLRDPFTAGERIMMLTKALSENGIPASKYYIIPIQDVECNSIWIAHVKMLTPPFQRVFSGNPLVQRLFLEGSYSVTSPPPFNRTVFSGTEVRRRMLVDDDWESLVPESVVDVIKEIDGIKRLKHLSKKEVNEQTRDN, from the coding sequence ATGAGGGGTTTACTTGTTGGTAGAATGCAGCCTGTTCATAAGGGACATCTTGAGGTTATAAAACGAATTTTAGATGAGGTTGATGAGGTCATTATAGGTATAGGAAGTGCTCAGCTGAGCCACACCCTCAGGGATCCATTCACAGCAGGTGAAAGGATTATGATGCTTACAAAGGCCCTCAGTGAAAATGGTATTCCAGCATCCAAGTACTACATCATCCCAATACAGGATGTTGAGTGTAATTCAATCTGGATAGCCCATGTAAAGATGCTTACACCTCCATTTCAACGAGTTTTTTCAGGAAATCCTCTGGTTCAGAGGTTGTTCCTCGAGGGAAGTTACAGTGTTACATCCCCACCACCATTTAACAGAACTGTTTTCTCAGGCACAGAGGTTCGCAGAAGGATGCTTGTAGATGATGACTGGGAATCTTTAGTTCCTGAATCTGTTGTGGACGTTATAAAAGAAATTGATGGTATAAAACGTTTGAAACACCTTTCAAAGAAAGAAGTCAATGAACAAACAAGGGATAATTGA
- a CDS encoding UbiX family flavin prenyltransferase — protein sequence MIVVAITGASGVAYGVRLLEVLNELDEETALVVTDPAKIIFKYELGLGEEEVSKLASRYYKPGDLTASINSGSCRFKSMVIVPSTMKTVSAIANGYASNAVTRAADVALKEHRKLVVVPRETPLRPVHLENMLKISREGGIILPAMPAFYHNPQSIDEMVDFIVGKILDVLDIDNNLFKRWTGD from the coding sequence ATGATAGTTGTTGCAATTACAGGTGCAAGTGGTGTTGCATATGGGGTCAGGCTCCTCGAAGTTTTGAATGAACTGGATGAGGAAACAGCTCTGGTTGTAACTGATCCTGCGAAGATAATATTCAAATACGAACTTGGATTAGGGGAGGAAGAGGTTTCAAAACTTGCATCTCGTTACTACAAACCCGGTGATCTTACAGCATCCATTAACAGTGGCTCTTGCAGATTTAAATCCATGGTGATTGTCCCATCCACCATGAAAACCGTGTCTGCCATAGCAAATGGTTATGCAAGTAATGCAGTTACACGGGCTGCAGATGTGGCTCTTAAAGAACACAGGAAACTTGTTGTTGTGCCCAGAGAAACTCCACTGCGACCTGTGCACCTTGAGAACATGCTTAAAATATCAAGGGAGGGAGGTATAATTCTTCCTGCAATGCCTGCATTTTACCACAACCCTCAGAGTATCGATGAAATGGTTGATTTTATCGTTGGAAAGATACTGGATGTTCTCGATATTGACAACAACCTTTTCAAACGATGGACCGGAGATTGA
- a CDS encoding ABC transporter ATP-binding protein, which yields MISVENISKTYKMEDGREIKALDDISLKVGNGEILGIIGMSGSGKSTLLRILRGVEPFDSGEIIMDDFKVAHDSTSYYSRKLRHATAIHLQRSFGLWSETAIMNVIRKLYGKKYGDEALADYEYAYEEFGEEAMEILRVVGLDHKANHFAPVLSGGEKQRLIMARQLAKKPKVLLLDEPATMSCPKTKQEILDAIKNINEKMGVTVILVSHLPEVHKYLSDRLILLEDGKIKDEGSPDEIIKEFVSEMDAPEPSRDLKTVGEPVIKVEDLERRFFLIKGGNVLEIKDINFQVREGEVVSLIGPSGAGKTVLLRMIAGIDVPDAGEVFFKLNGDWINMHEPGVKRMGIRRKMGFMHQEFSLTHYASIRSQIASRLGIKGENVVGEAKKKAEELEINDKVLDILYQLTDLPEHEAKFRLEKIGLSPEILEDLFPRFPDSEVKKYAKPVFEALDLPLEILDRKSYELSGGQKVRATLALILASKPEVLILDEPFGDLDPVTLRTVSNSLKRINKEFNTTILMVSHHVDFIEEVTTRAIMMEDGNLIMDGDPHELCDEFVVRCKADYLKNFDELKKQMAGV from the coding sequence ATGATAAGTGTTGAAAACATTTCTAAAACTTACAAAATGGAAGATGGCAGAGAAATCAAGGCCTTGGATGATATAAGCCTCAAAGTGGGAAATGGGGAGATACTGGGGATAATAGGAATGAGTGGTTCAGGAAAAAGCACCCTTCTGAGGATATTAAGGGGTGTGGAACCATTTGACAGCGGTGAAATAATTATGGATGATTTTAAGGTTGCACATGATTCAACATCCTACTACTCAAGGAAGCTCCGCCATGCAACTGCAATACACCTCCAGAGATCCTTTGGATTATGGTCTGAAACAGCCATTATGAATGTTATAAGGAAATTGTACGGTAAAAAATATGGTGATGAAGCCCTAGCTGATTATGAATATGCCTACGAAGAATTTGGTGAAGAAGCCATGGAGATCCTTAGGGTAGTTGGACTGGATCACAAGGCCAACCACTTTGCACCGGTTTTAAGCGGTGGTGAAAAACAACGCCTCATAATGGCAAGACAGTTAGCAAAAAAACCCAAGGTACTTCTCCTTGATGAACCTGCAACCATGTCCTGCCCGAAAACCAAGCAAGAAATACTTGATGCAATAAAAAATATCAACGAAAAAATGGGCGTTACAGTTATACTAGTTTCACACCTTCCAGAAGTTCACAAATACCTTTCGGATCGTCTTATACTCCTGGAAGATGGTAAAATTAAGGATGAAGGATCTCCCGATGAAATAATCAAGGAATTCGTTAGTGAAATGGACGCACCCGAACCTTCAAGGGACCTGAAAACCGTGGGAGAACCTGTTATTAAGGTTGAAGATCTTGAGAGAAGGTTCTTCCTTATAAAGGGAGGTAACGTCCTTGAAATTAAGGATATCAACTTTCAGGTGAGGGAAGGGGAAGTGGTATCACTCATAGGACCAAGTGGGGCTGGAAAAACTGTTTTGCTCAGGATGATTGCAGGTATTGATGTACCAGATGCAGGAGAAGTTTTCTTCAAACTCAACGGTGATTGGATAAACATGCATGAACCTGGTGTTAAAAGAATGGGAATAAGACGTAAAATGGGATTCATGCATCAGGAATTTTCCCTAACACACTACGCAAGTATCAGGAGTCAGATAGCCTCAAGACTTGGTATAAAAGGGGAGAACGTTGTTGGAGAAGCTAAGAAAAAGGCAGAAGAACTTGAAATAAACGACAAGGTTCTTGATATACTGTACCAGTTAACGGATCTTCCAGAGCACGAGGCCAAGTTCAGACTTGAAAAGATAGGTCTGTCTCCAGAGATACTTGAAGACCTGTTCCCAAGGTTTCCAGACAGTGAAGTTAAAAAATATGCAAAACCAGTGTTTGAAGCCCTTGATCTGCCCCTTGAAATTCTCGACAGAAAATCCTACGAACTATCAGGTGGCCAGAAGGTCAGAGCAACCCTTGCTTTGATTTTAGCATCAAAACCTGAGGTTTTAATCCTTGATGAACCCTTCGGAGACCTTGATCCAGTAACCCTCAGAACAGTTTCAAACTCACTTAAAAGAATAAACAAAGAATTCAACACCACCATACTCATGGTGAGCCACCATGTGGACTTCATTGAAGAGGTCACAACACGAGCCATCATGATGGAGGACGGAAACCTCATTATGGATGGTGATCCTCATGAATTATGTGATGAATTTGTTGTTAGATGCAAGGCAGATTACCTTAAGAATTTTGATGAACTGAAAAAACAGATGGCAGGTGTTTAA
- a CDS encoding V4R domain-containing protein, producing MNHNTEKSPKKDAHIELFATPEGICAINNPVRIKILSMLKKEELSFDRIVELSGKAKSTVSAHLKRMVDEGVISSKPDPEDARKKIFFIKSEHLGTLSSKKIREEDIGDYVSNYMESDGNPFEFFRLMFQTLRVALIRQGIEIDPILWEAGNKVGETLYKKVADPDIEKLLGNIAKFWETHHLGRVEVQTLEPLTINVYDCFECRGLPYLGKPACAFDSGILEVIFSKHFQNRQRVDEVKCYAMGDNYCSFMIQ from the coding sequence ATGAATCATAACACTGAAAAATCCCCTAAAAAGGATGCACATATAGAATTATTTGCCACCCCCGAGGGTATATGTGCCATAAACAATCCTGTAAGGATTAAAATATTATCAATGCTCAAGAAGGAAGAATTGAGCTTTGACAGAATAGTGGAACTATCAGGGAAGGCAAAATCCACTGTATCCGCCCATTTGAAAAGGATGGTTGATGAGGGAGTAATAAGCTCAAAACCTGACCCTGAAGATGCCAGAAAAAAGATATTCTTCATAAAATCAGAGCATCTGGGCACTTTGTCCAGTAAAAAAATCAGGGAAGAAGACATAGGAGACTACGTTTCCAACTACATGGAGAGTGATGGTAACCCCTTCGAATTTTTCAGGCTCATGTTCCAGACCCTGAGGGTCGCACTCATACGTCAGGGCATAGAAATCGACCCCATACTCTGGGAAGCTGGAAACAAAGTTGGTGAAACACTCTACAAAAAAGTTGCAGACCCAGATATTGAAAAACTTCTGGGAAACATTGCAAAGTTCTGGGAAACCCACCACCTCGGCAGAGTTGAAGTTCAAACCCTGGAACCATTAACCATCAACGTTTATGACTGCTTCGAATGCAGAGGACTGCCCTACCTTGGAAAACCTGCATGTGCATTCGATTCAGGAATACTTGAAGTTATATTTTCCAAACATTTCCAGAACAGACAGAGGGTTGATGAAGTTAAGTGTTATGCAATGGGAGATAACTACTGTTCCTTCATGATCCAGTGA
- the cbiT gene encoding precorrin-6Y C5,15-methyltransferase (decarboxylating) subunit CbiT encodes MDITPDNEFIKNSNVPGPTKEEVRCLVMCKSQVSKADVVVDVGCGTGGLTLEFAKRAKKVYAIDKNPEALKTTFKNLQKHGLDDGVDLIEADGTEVLDNLPPFDVLMVGGSGGKMDYLLKRGYKKLKSGGRIVVTSILLETPSEATMVMKDLGMEVDVVGVSISKGKISARGTMMVARNPITIVSAKKALKN; translated from the coding sequence ATGGATATTACCCCTGATAATGAATTTATAAAGAATTCCAACGTGCCTGGACCAACCAAGGAAGAGGTTAGATGTTTGGTCATGTGCAAATCACAGGTATCAAAGGCTGATGTTGTTGTTGATGTTGGCTGTGGAACAGGTGGATTAACATTAGAATTTGCAAAACGTGCCAAAAAGGTTTATGCCATTGATAAAAACCCTGAAGCACTGAAAACCACCTTCAAAAATCTTCAAAAACATGGCCTCGATGATGGGGTGGATCTCATTGAAGCTGATGGAACTGAAGTTTTAGACAACCTGCCTCCATTCGACGTTCTCATGGTTGGAGGCAGTGGAGGAAAAATGGATTACCTGCTAAAAAGGGGGTACAAAAAGCTTAAATCAGGTGGAAGGATTGTGGTGACTTCAATACTCCTTGAAACTCCCAGTGAAGCCACCATGGTAATGAAGGATCTTGGAATGGAGGTGGATGTTGTTGGGGTTTCCATTTCAAAGGGCAAAATCAGTGCAAGGGGCACCATGATGGTTGCAAGAAACCCAATAACCATAGTATCTGCCAAAAAAGCGTTGAAAAATTGA
- a CDS encoding HD domain-containing protein: MKFIRDSLHGNLQINELEVKLIDTPQIQRLRRIKQLGFTYLVYPGANHTRFEHSIGAMYLASRLGNNLQLDDDEKELLRVCALLHDAGHGPFSHVSEGVRDTSHEELTSKLIKESQLSDILSENFNVNDIIKTINGKGVFGQIISGELDVDRMDYLLRDSYYTGVAYGVIDVERLIYNMELDDTITLRRKGVQAAESMLLARYFMYPSVYQHHTTRIINSMFRKCLRELFKTGAVDPVNIYQYDDLDIITGARAQDGYIKDMISRIDNRELFKTVFSLKLDEIENPEAVFKLSSQEIIKTEKELSEDLKIPQGYLIFDVPEYPSFDEMKTMVSVNSGRVKLGEISTIVSALKDARFNHADLCIYVPKDYSSKVSEFSFEDYIKIPD; this comes from the coding sequence TTGAAATTTATAAGGGACAGTCTCCATGGAAATCTTCAAATAAATGAACTTGAAGTTAAACTGATCGACACACCACAAATTCAGCGTTTGAGGCGTATAAAACAGTTAGGTTTTACGTATCTTGTATATCCTGGTGCGAATCATACCCGTTTTGAACACTCCATCGGAGCCATGTACCTTGCATCAAGACTTGGAAACAACCTTCAGCTTGATGACGATGAAAAGGAGTTGCTTCGTGTTTGTGCCCTGCTCCACGATGCAGGACACGGCCCATTCTCGCATGTTTCTGAGGGAGTTCGTGACACTTCCCACGAAGAATTAACTTCAAAGTTAATAAAGGAATCCCAGTTATCAGATATACTGTCTGAAAATTTTAATGTGAATGATATAATAAAAACCATCAACGGAAAAGGAGTTTTTGGACAGATCATATCTGGAGAACTTGATGTTGATAGAATGGATTATCTACTTAGGGATTCATACTACACTGGCGTTGCATATGGAGTTATAGATGTTGAAAGGCTTATTTACAACATGGAACTTGATGATACCATCACTTTAAGACGTAAAGGTGTTCAGGCAGCAGAGTCCATGTTACTTGCACGTTACTTCATGTATCCAAGTGTTTACCAGCACCACACAACCAGGATCATAAATTCCATGTTCAGAAAATGTTTAAGGGAATTATTTAAAACCGGGGCTGTTGATCCTGTAAATATTTATCAGTACGACGATCTGGACATCATAACAGGTGCAAGGGCTCAGGATGGTTACATAAAGGATATGATCTCCAGAATCGATAATCGAGAACTTTTTAAGACAGTTTTTTCACTGAAACTTGATGAAATTGAAAATCCTGAGGCTGTTTTTAAGTTAAGCTCACAAGAAATAATAAAAACTGAAAAAGAATTATCTGAGGACCTCAAGATTCCTCAGGGTTACCTTATATTCGATGTTCCAGAGTATCCCTCCTTCGATGAAATGAAAACCATGGTTTCTGTAAACAGTGGTAGAGTCAAACTTGGTGAAATATCAACCATAGTGAGTGCATTAAAAGATGCAAGGTTCAACCATGCAGATCTGTGCATCTACGTTCCAAAGGACTACTCATCAAAGGTTTCAGAGTTTTCATTCGAAGATTACATTAAAATACCTGATTGA
- the hcp gene encoding hydroxylamine reductase, with protein sequence MEEKKLDMFCYQCSQTARGTGCTVKGVCGKEPTVARLQDNLLFAIKGISAYLYHARELGYTDPEVDAFLERGFYSTLTNVNFDAGEFVKLALEAGEMNIKTMNLLKKAHIETYGEPTPTEVKVGSVKGPGIIATGHSIKALAELLKQTEGTGVNVYTHSELLPAHGYPELRKYKHFVGQIGGPWFDQKKTFSKYPAVALATSNCALIPNEDYKDRIFTSGVAQLPGVQHVEDYDFTPLIEKVKSLPELEDEPRDTVLTTGFGLSTVLSLAGKIKELVEAGKIRHFFVVGGCDSPKPQAKYYTEFVEKLPQDTVVLTLACGKYRFNHLDLGNIEGVPRLIDLGQCNDAGVGIEIVAALSELFGMEINDLPLTFVLSWMEQKAAAILWSLLYLGIKDMYIGPIIPGWVNEDILNVLVENYNLTPIGNPEEDIKKILG encoded by the coding sequence ATGGAAGAAAAAAAATTAGACATGTTCTGTTATCAGTGTTCCCAAACTGCGAGGGGAACTGGATGTACTGTGAAAGGTGTTTGTGGTAAGGAACCTACGGTTGCAAGGCTTCAAGATAACTTGCTCTTTGCAATCAAGGGTATCTCTGCCTACCTGTATCATGCTAGGGAGTTAGGATACACGGATCCTGAAGTGGATGCGTTTCTTGAGAGGGGGTTCTACTCGACGCTCACCAACGTGAACTTCGATGCAGGCGAATTCGTTAAACTCGCACTTGAAGCAGGGGAAATGAACATAAAAACCATGAACCTTCTTAAAAAGGCACACATCGAAACCTACGGCGAACCAACACCAACAGAAGTAAAAGTAGGATCGGTCAAAGGCCCAGGTATCATAGCAACAGGACACAGTATCAAAGCATTGGCTGAACTTTTGAAACAGACCGAAGGCACTGGTGTGAACGTTTACACTCACTCTGAGCTTCTTCCAGCCCATGGATACCCTGAACTGCGCAAGTACAAACACTTCGTGGGACAGATCGGAGGACCATGGTTCGACCAGAAAAAAACCTTCAGCAAATACCCTGCAGTAGCACTTGCAACCTCAAACTGCGCACTCATACCAAACGAAGACTACAAGGACAGGATTTTCACGTCTGGTGTTGCTCAGTTGCCTGGTGTTCAGCACGTTGAGGATTACGATTTCACACCACTCATAGAAAAAGTAAAATCCCTCCCAGAACTTGAGGATGAACCTAGGGATACGGTTTTAACCACAGGTTTCGGACTTTCAACTGTTCTATCGCTGGCTGGTAAGATCAAGGAGCTTGTTGAGGCTGGTAAGATCAGACACTTCTTCGTTGTAGGTGGCTGTGACTCTCCCAAACCCCAGGCCAAGTACTACACAGAATTCGTTGAAAAACTGCCTCAAGACACTGTTGTTCTCACCCTGGCATGTGGAAAGTACCGGTTTAACCATTTAGACCTTGGAAACATCGAAGGTGTGCCTCGTTTGATTGATCTGGGTCAATGTAACGATGCAGGTGTTGGTATCGAGATCGTTGCAGCATTATCCGAGCTCTTTGGTATGGAGATTAACGATCTGCCTCTGACATTTGTTCTGAGCTGGATGGAACAGAAGGCAGCAGCCATACTCTGGAGCCTTCTCTACCTGGGCATCAAGGACATGTACATCGGACCAATAATCCCCGGATGGGTCAACGAAGACATACTCAACGTACTCGTAGAAAACTACAACCTCACACCAATAGGAAACCCCGAAGAAGACATCAAAAAAATATTAGGATAG
- a CDS encoding flavin reductase family protein: MEFNDLETEKAYRVLAPRPTIIVTTANSKGETNAAPFSFTMPVSVNPPLVAFASVPSHHTYKNIEETGEFVVNIPNEAILEKLWITGEKFPYGVSEIEESGLTQMESLKVSAPKIAECIAHMECKVHWIKDSGDHKLIVGEIIHADAASDALKEELLDVERMKPVMHLGGVNFVVGDHIRRVE, from the coding sequence ATGGAATTTAATGATCTGGAAACTGAAAAGGCCTACAGGGTACTGGCACCAAGACCAACCATAATCGTGACAACAGCCAACAGCAAAGGGGAAACTAATGCCGCACCCTTTTCCTTCACAATGCCGGTTTCAGTTAACCCTCCACTTGTTGCATTCGCATCGGTACCAAGCCACCACACCTACAAGAACATAGAGGAAACAGGAGAATTCGTTGTGAACATTCCAAACGAGGCAATCCTTGAAAAACTATGGATAACCGGTGAAAAATTCCCATACGGTGTTAGTGAAATAGAAGAATCAGGTTTAACCCAAATGGAATCCCTGAAGGTTTCAGCTCCAAAAATAGCAGAGTGCATAGCTCACATGGAGTGCAAGGTCCACTGGATCAAGGACTCAGGGGACCATAAACTAATTGTTGGTGAAATCATCCATGCAGATGCAGCTTCAGATGCCCTGAAGGAAGAACTGCTTGATGTTGAAAGGATGAAACCTGTGATGCACCTGGGTGGTGTTAACTTCGTTGTGGGAGATCATATAAGAAGGGTTGAATAA